In the Leptospira sp. WS4.C2 genome, one interval contains:
- a CDS encoding response regulator: MASILVVDDSPAVLKIVRLALSSQGHKVITCGAGDKALEILKSDPSIHLGIFDFNMPGISGVNLIREAKKINQNPKFKLLILSVEDKPEIISNALFSGADAWMLKPFNNEQLIKQVMELFEKDVSL; this comes from the coding sequence ATGGCATCGATCCTGGTAGTAGATGACTCTCCTGCTGTTTTAAAAATTGTTAGACTAGCGTTAAGCAGTCAGGGCCATAAAGTAATAACATGCGGCGCAGGAGATAAAGCACTAGAAATATTAAAATCGGATCCTTCTATTCATTTAGGTATTTTCGATTTTAATATGCCTGGAATTAGCGGAGTTAACTTAATTCGAGAAGCCAAGAAAATCAATCAGAATCCGAAATTTAAATTACTAATTCTTTCAGTAGAAGACAAACCGGAGATAATATCCAATGCACTATTTAGTGGGGCAGATGCATGGATGTTAAAACCATTTAACAACGAACAATTAATTAAGCAGGTAATGGAGCTTTTCGAGAAAGATGTTTCCCTTTGA
- the murI gene encoding glutamate racemase: MNSRGRYKIGIFDSGLGGLSVLRTLWKETSNIDYIYFGDLVNSPYGQKSKSEVLELSKNAFEYLLEKDCEAVLFACNTATSAAADFLRAKHSIPIFGMEPALKPAVAENPGVKIAVFATELTLKEDKFKNLVSGFPMGTEILPVPCEGLAKLIDKDLWEDAWDFFDSKIKTVVKDCDLFVLGCTHYVFLKERILYNYPKVKVYDGNMGTTLHMKRVLKLPDFQENKNQLDILLNTSDSDYVHLAGRIAKTITPNHTLSLINTTTGKLHV; this comes from the coding sequence ATGAATTCTCGCGGAAGATATAAAATAGGGATTTTTGATTCGGGTCTCGGAGGACTTTCTGTCCTTCGAACGCTTTGGAAAGAAACATCCAATATTGATTATATCTACTTTGGTGATTTAGTAAATTCTCCTTATGGTCAAAAATCCAAATCGGAAGTGTTAGAGCTTTCAAAAAATGCTTTTGAGTATTTATTAGAAAAAGATTGCGAAGCCGTTTTGTTTGCTTGTAACACAGCCACGTCAGCCGCTGCCGATTTCCTTCGGGCAAAACATTCCATTCCCATTTTTGGAATGGAACCTGCATTGAAGCCCGCAGTAGCTGAGAATCCTGGAGTCAAAATTGCCGTATTTGCTACCGAACTTACATTAAAAGAAGATAAGTTTAAAAACTTAGTCTCTGGTTTTCCTATGGGAACAGAGATACTTCCTGTTCCTTGCGAAGGTTTAGCGAAACTCATTGATAAAGATCTTTGGGAAGATGCTTGGGATTTTTTTGATTCCAAGATCAAAACAGTAGTGAAAGACTGTGATCTCTTTGTTTTAGGTTGTACACACTATGTCTTTCTTAAGGAAAGAATTCTTTATAATTATCCCAAGGTAAAAGTGTATGATGGGAATATGGGCACAACACTCCATATGAAACGAGTTTTGAAACTCCCTGACTTCCAAGAAAATAAAAACCAATTAGATATTCTTCTGAATACTTCCGATTCAGATTATGTTCATTTAGCAGGAAGGATTGCCAAAACAATCACACCTAACCATACTCTTTCCCTTATCAATACTACTACAGGAAAACTCCATGTCTGA
- a CDS encoding response regulator produces the protein MARILTVDDAPAVLKILNLVLTTEGHEVTSATNGMDALEKIETSGFDIGIFDVNMPGMTGIELTEKTLKTENGKSMKIVMLTTESSEEMKNKGKAAGAVGWLVKPFANESLIKLISQLV, from the coding sequence ATGGCAAGAATATTAACGGTAGATGATGCACCAGCTGTTTTGAAAATATTAAACTTGGTGTTAACAACAGAGGGTCACGAAGTGACATCAGCAACTAACGGAATGGACGCCTTAGAAAAAATAGAAACATCAGGTTTTGATATAGGAATTTTTGATGTTAATATGCCTGGGATGACCGGGATTGAATTAACCGAAAAAACGTTAAAAACCGAAAATGGTAAGTCCATGAAAATTGTAATGTTGACCACCGAATCTAGTGAGGAAATGAAAAACAAGGGTAAGGCTGCCGGAGCGGTAGGTTGGTTAGTAAAACCGTTTGCAAACGAATCCCTTATTAAATTAATTTCGCAACTAGTATAA
- a CDS encoding S1C family serine protease: protein MERKTSIPPVVYINFALVFVLLFAIFFPEIRSAVTKLFASPKPISSSKQSQAIQIQSSFRNVYREAQQFVVSIRTKKTEMIFHPYAFGESREDRISSIGSGFIIDERGFVVTNYHVIKNAEIIEIIMSDGRIFPARYVGSHERADIALLKIPSNDRFTPAFLGNSDEIEVGDWAIAVGSPYGLEKTFTVGVVSAKSREDLDETGQTHIQTDTAINPGSSGGPLLNIYGEVVGINRMIRSSSGASAGIGFAIPINYAKRVLRQIEQNVGQNIRPATLGVMATAPLPDHRKSLGIPGETVGVLVYDIEPNSSAEKGGLRRYDFIEGANGLQIRHINDLREQVGLVGLGGVLRLKILRDTQEMELSIPLVEAAYKKGQ, encoded by the coding sequence ATGGAAAGAAAAACTTCGATTCCGCCAGTCGTCTACATTAACTTTGCTTTAGTTTTTGTACTTTTGTTTGCGATCTTCTTTCCGGAGATTCGATCAGCTGTAACAAAACTATTTGCTTCCCCAAAACCAATTTCTTCTAGCAAACAAAGTCAAGCCATCCAAATCCAATCCAGCTTTCGCAACGTCTACCGCGAAGCCCAACAATTTGTAGTCTCTATCCGTACGAAAAAAACAGAGATGATTTTTCATCCTTACGCATTTGGTGAAAGTAGAGAAGATCGGATTTCTTCCATAGGAAGTGGCTTTATCATTGATGAGAGAGGATTTGTTGTCACAAACTACCATGTCATTAAAAATGCCGAGATCATAGAAATCATCATGTCCGATGGTCGCATTTTTCCGGCTCGTTATGTGGGAAGTCATGAACGGGCCGACATTGCTCTTTTGAAAATCCCAAGTAACGACCGTTTTACTCCCGCTTTCCTTGGGAACTCCGACGAGATTGAAGTGGGGGACTGGGCCATTGCCGTTGGTTCCCCTTATGGACTTGAAAAAACTTTTACCGTGGGTGTGGTTTCCGCCAAATCCAGAGAGGATTTGGATGAAACTGGCCAAACCCATATCCAGACTGATACGGCCATCAATCCTGGATCCAGTGGTGGTCCACTGCTCAATATTTACGGGGAAGTGGTCGGAATCAACCGTATGATCCGTTCTTCGTCTGGTGCGAGCGCCGGTATCGGGTTTGCCATTCCTATCAACTATGCCAAACGGGTGCTTCGCCAAATTGAACAAAATGTCGGCCAAAACATTCGTCCGGCAACCCTTGGTGTGATGGCCACCGCCCCCCTCCCAGACCACAGGAAATCACTTGGGATTCCTGGGGAAACCGTGGGTGTTTTGGTCTATGATATCGAACCCAATTCCTCTGCAGAAAAAGGAGGACTGAGGCGTTACGACTTTATTGAGGGTGCTAATGGCCTCCAGATCCGCCATATCAATGATTTACGAGAACAAGTGGGACTTGTTGGTCTTGGGGGCGTCTTACGGTTGAAGATATTACGGGATACCCAAGAGATGGAATTATCGATCCCTTTGGTCGAGGCCGCCTATAAAAAAGGCCAGTAA
- a CDS encoding aminopeptidase, translated as MPKPLPLLSIPLPCRTKKIPRIFTVLLFPFFLSGCLPYLFHLGKEQSSIILGREKIEDILNLPGLDLKTKQKLNLIRDARNFAIGELTLNEKGGFEYYKKLEREEIGWNVSASEALELKSYTWWFPIAGTVPYKGYFDKQMAIALENELKSEGYDTRIRAIGGYSTLGWFSDPVLSPQLTWPDHRLVGLVFHEMAHATVYLPGDSTLNESYASYVEEKGIEIYYTKKEGEASIHLQKFKKEKVRREITLNLLKKYAEDLKTLYSSQLDTDNKLIQKRAIMNQFKEEVIHKKLVPEEKSKEFLAREWNNEDFLGALRYHSGEVSFESLFVKSGKNFGKFHKEVKNLFELPEETRKEFLNKNF; from the coding sequence ATGCCAAAACCCCTTCCACTTTTGTCGATTCCCCTTCCCTGTCGAACCAAAAAGATTCCAAGAATATTCACGGTTTTACTATTTCCCTTTTTTCTTTCTGGGTGTTTGCCGTATTTATTTCACTTAGGTAAGGAACAATCTTCCATTATCTTGGGTCGTGAAAAAATCGAAGATATTCTAAACCTACCAGGATTGGATTTAAAAACAAAACAAAAATTAAATTTAATCCGAGATGCCAGAAATTTTGCCATCGGGGAACTAACATTAAATGAAAAAGGCGGGTTCGAATACTATAAGAAATTAGAAAGGGAAGAAATCGGCTGGAATGTGAGTGCCTCAGAAGCTTTAGAATTAAAATCCTATACATGGTGGTTTCCCATTGCAGGAACCGTTCCCTACAAAGGTTACTTTGACAAACAAATGGCCATTGCACTCGAAAATGAATTAAAATCCGAAGGATATGATACACGCATTCGAGCCATTGGTGGATACTCGACACTTGGTTGGTTTTCTGATCCCGTATTATCGCCGCAACTTACATGGCCAGACCATAGACTTGTGGGCCTTGTCTTTCACGAAATGGCACATGCTACTGTTTATTTACCTGGAGATTCGACGCTAAACGAATCTTATGCAAGTTATGTGGAAGAGAAAGGTATCGAAATTTATTATACAAAAAAAGAGGGTGAAGCCAGTATCCATTTGCAAAAGTTTAAAAAAGAAAAGGTTCGTAGAGAAATAACTTTGAATCTTTTAAAAAAGTATGCAGAGGATCTAAAAACTCTCTATTCATCCCAGTTGGACACCGACAATAAATTGATCCAAAAACGCGCAATTATGAATCAATTCAAAGAAGAAGTGATTCATAAGAAATTAGTACCTGAAGAAAAATCCAAAGAGTTTTTGGCTCGTGAATGGAATAACGAAGATTTTTTAGGGGCTCTTCGTTATCATTCGGGAGAGGTCAGTTTTGAATCCTTATTTGTAAAATCAGGAAAAAACTTCGGGAAGTTTCATAAGGAAGTAAAAAACCTATTTGAGCTGCCAGAGGAAACTCGCAAAGAATTCTTAAACAAAAACTTTTAA
- a CDS encoding ATP-binding protein produces MIPHCLLLESAITKPIAGLLKDMGYTFERVNLLEEISPTLEEGKFHFLIFHVADVENEVEQGKLSELTKKFPHTLIILITDANRWDVTASLLKQHAVYDFIQTPIDPSHLQFTLDRSFQYLLTKLKSQFIHEAENHLYKRMVEIFDWKKSLSHKENENIAADIIHQMNINLFQGSGIGTLMSVVSILISKSKLEEEGKSYSIPRSVMDLLSENYEAAKSMFDSMSISQSIIDDESIIENKESPTKLLGIIKQEIETLEEALAIKSQKINLSDIPFSTSGKKVHFDETKLSYVIREVLLNAIKYSKEKDPIYIFFFHKENFLELKIINPAYQNSDGSSGIPEKYESFVFEPFFRISSVVDDSYAKFEQFRFGLGLPLVKKIMDQHRSNVQIYNIENNFRNVNTKDICLTIRFPLIEEEK; encoded by the coding sequence ATGATTCCTCATTGTTTGCTACTCGAAAGTGCGATTACAAAACCAATAGCCGGTTTATTGAAAGATATGGGATATACCTTTGAAAGAGTAAATCTTCTGGAAGAGATTTCCCCAACATTAGAAGAAGGTAAATTTCATTTTTTAATCTTTCATGTAGCGGATGTAGAAAATGAAGTAGAACAAGGTAAACTTTCCGAATTAACAAAAAAATTTCCGCATACGTTAATCATATTAATTACTGATGCGAATAGATGGGATGTCACTGCTTCTCTTTTAAAGCAACACGCTGTCTATGATTTCATTCAAACACCAATAGATCCGAGTCATCTCCAATTCACTTTAGATCGTTCATTCCAATATTTATTAACAAAACTCAAATCTCAATTCATCCACGAAGCAGAAAACCATTTATATAAACGTATGGTTGAAATATTCGATTGGAAAAAATCGCTCTCCCACAAAGAAAACGAAAATATAGCCGCAGACATCATCCACCAAATGAATATTAATTTATTTCAAGGAAGTGGAATTGGAACACTAATGAGTGTAGTCAGTATATTAATTTCAAAAAGTAAACTGGAAGAAGAAGGGAAAAGTTATTCTATCCCCAGATCTGTAATGGATTTGTTATCAGAAAATTATGAAGCTGCAAAGAGTATGTTTGATAGTATGTCCATTTCTCAGTCAATAATAGACGACGAAAGTATTATCGAAAACAAAGAATCTCCAACAAAATTACTCGGCATCATAAAACAAGAAATAGAAACCCTTGAAGAAGCACTGGCAATCAAATCTCAAAAAATCAATCTTAGCGATATTCCATTCTCCACATCAGGAAAAAAGGTTCATTTCGACGAAACAAAACTGTCTTACGTAATTCGCGAGGTTCTCCTTAATGCAATCAAGTATTCAAAAGAAAAAGATCCGATTTACATATTTTTTTTCCATAAGGAAAATTTTTTAGAATTAAAAATAATCAACCCTGCCTATCAAAATAGTGACGGAAGCAGTGGAATTCCAGAGAAATACGAATCCTTTGTATTCGAACCATTTTTCAGAATTTCATCAGTAGTCGATGATAGTTATGCGAAATTTGAACAATTCAGATTTGGACTGGGATTACCACTTGTGAAAAAGATAATGGACCAACACCGATCCAATGTTCAAATATATAATATAGAAAACAACTTTAGAAATGTAAATACAAAAGACATTTGTTTAACAATTCGATTTCCATTGATAGAAGAGGAGAAATAA
- the purM gene encoding phosphoribosylformylglycinamidine cyclo-ligase has product MSDANKVTYKEAGVDTEKGQEFVKRIKSNVASTHNKNVLGGLGGFAACYDVSFLKSYNEPILLSGTDGVGTKLQIARLLDIHDTVGIDLVAMCVNDILVNGGKPLFFQDYIACGKLFLPRMEAIVSGIVKGCKLADCALVGGETAEHPGVMPDDEYDLAGFVVGVVEKQNMIDGHTIKAGDSIIGLGSSGPHSNGFSLIRRLLLKDGKLPSSSSDLDFLKNYVFQPTKIYVKTILSLIEKFSIKGMVHITGGGFYENIPRVLPTGIGAEISNLPESYVFSKLEKDHSLDRHDMYGTFNMGIGYILVVDPAQVDVVMSELQILGEEAYLIGKTDSTGKITIK; this is encoded by the coding sequence ATGTCTGATGCAAACAAAGTTACATATAAAGAAGCAGGTGTTGATACCGAAAAAGGACAAGAGTTTGTAAAAAGAATCAAATCAAATGTAGCATCGACTCATAACAAAAATGTTTTGGGTGGGCTTGGTGGGTTTGCCGCCTGTTATGATGTTAGTTTTCTCAAATCATATAACGAACCGATTCTTTTATCTGGAACTGATGGTGTTGGAACCAAACTTCAAATTGCACGGTTATTAGACATTCATGATACGGTTGGAATTGATTTGGTTGCCATGTGTGTGAACGATATCCTTGTGAACGGTGGGAAACCATTGTTTTTCCAGGACTATATTGCTTGTGGGAAACTGTTTTTGCCACGTATGGAAGCCATTGTATCAGGGATTGTAAAGGGTTGTAAGTTGGCTGATTGTGCACTTGTAGGTGGGGAAACTGCGGAACATCCAGGTGTTATGCCAGATGATGAATATGATTTAGCTGGATTTGTGGTTGGTGTTGTTGAAAAACAAAATATGATTGATGGACATACCATCAAAGCAGGTGATTCCATAATCGGACTTGGATCTTCTGGACCACATAGCAACGGTTTTTCGCTCATCCGAAGATTATTATTAAAAGATGGGAAATTACCATCTTCATCCAGTGATTTAGATTTTTTAAAAAATTATGTGTTCCAACCCACTAAAATTTACGTAAAAACAATTTTATCTTTAATCGAAAAGTTTTCTATCAAAGGAATGGTTCATATCACTGGCGGCGGGTTTTACGAAAATATTCCTAGGGTGTTACCTACTGGTATTGGTGCTGAAATAAGTAATCTTCCAGAAAGTTATGTTTTTTCCAAACTAGAAAAAGACCATTCCTTGGATCGTCATGATATGTATGGAACCTTTAATATGGGGATTGGATACATTCTGGTTGTAGACCCGGCTCAAGTTGATGTGGTGATGAGTGAACTACAAATTCTCGGTGAAGAGGCTTATTTGATTGGTAAAACTGATTCTACTGGAAAAATTACAATTAAGTAG
- a CDS encoding pyridoxal phosphate-dependent aminotransferase yields the protein MRRNIVHSGADALIYEIRQIVALAKQIEAMGVAITWENIGDPIQKGESVPNWMKDIVSGLVAQNKSWAYTATQGDETTRKFLASKVNERGGAQITSEDILFFNGLGDAVAKIFGFMRREARILGPSPAYSTLSSAEAAHSGYEHLTYELNPDNDWMPDLEDIENKVKYNDSIAGILLINPDNPTGAVYPKEVMREIVKICEKYDIILICDETYAHVNYSEWGSIHLSEVIGDKVCGFALRSISKEFPWPGARCGWLEVFNRKNDPTFERYIKSLLDAKMLEVCSTTLPQLSIPLVYSHPEFLNHLKFRNEKFKKRAAKATSILTGIPGVKVIQPKGAFYLTVLFEDGALKPHMTLPISNTKVRDFVAPLMDKAALDRRFVLHLLASAGICVVPLSSFCCNRNGFRVTLLEEDETKFEWIYTTLADNIRKYLAS from the coding sequence ATGAGAAGAAATATAGTCCACTCGGGTGCTGATGCACTCATTTATGAAATCCGCCAGATTGTAGCCCTTGCCAAACAAATTGAGGCTATGGGTGTTGCGATTACCTGGGAAAATATTGGAGATCCCATCCAAAAGGGAGAATCCGTCCCCAACTGGATGAAAGACATTGTCAGTGGACTTGTCGCCCAAAATAAATCTTGGGCCTATACGGCAACTCAAGGGGACGAAACCACCCGCAAATTTTTAGCATCCAAAGTGAACGAAAGGGGCGGGGCCCAGATCACTTCCGAGGACATTCTTTTCTTCAATGGCCTCGGCGATGCAGTGGCAAAAATATTCGGATTTATGAGACGAGAAGCAAGGATACTTGGACCTTCTCCCGCCTATTCTACGTTATCTTCAGCAGAAGCTGCACACTCTGGGTATGAACACCTAACATATGAGCTAAATCCAGACAACGATTGGATGCCTGATTTAGAGGACATTGAAAACAAAGTAAAATATAATGATTCCATTGCAGGAATCCTTCTCATCAATCCAGACAATCCTACAGGAGCTGTGTATCCGAAGGAAGTCATGCGAGAGATTGTCAAAATTTGTGAAAAATATGATATCATCTTAATTTGTGATGAAACCTATGCTCATGTGAATTATTCGGAATGGGGAAGTATTCACTTATCCGAAGTGATCGGTGATAAGGTTTGTGGGTTTGCTCTTAGATCTATTTCCAAAGAATTTCCATGGCCTGGGGCACGTTGTGGTTGGCTTGAAGTTTTCAATCGTAAAAACGATCCCACCTTTGAAAGATACATTAAATCGTTGTTAGACGCAAAGATGTTGGAAGTATGTTCTACTACTCTTCCTCAACTTTCCATTCCGCTTGTATACTCTCATCCTGAATTTTTAAACCATTTGAAATTTAGAAATGAGAAGTTCAAAAAACGTGCAGCGAAAGCTACTTCTATCCTTACCGGAATTCCTGGAGTGAAAGTCATCCAACCAAAGGGTGCTTTTTATTTAACTGTTTTATTTGAAGACGGTGCTTTGAAGCCTCATATGACTCTTCCCATTTCCAATACAAAGGTTCGTGATTTTGTGGCTCCTTTAATGGATAAAGCGGCACTTGACAGAAGATTCGTTTTGCATCTCTTAGCCTCTGCCGGGATTTGTGTGGTTCCACTTAGTTCTTTTTGTTGTAACCGAAATGGATTTAGGGTCACCTTACTCGAAGAAGACGAGACAAAGTTTGAATGGATTTACACAACTCTCGCAGATAATATCAGGAAGTATTTAGCATCCTAA
- a CDS encoding ATP-binding protein, whose translation MFPFEINVIFAITVISVVFNTTMAFIIYFLSKHSKSEVRLGYTAIFLMVLVFRNFALYLFGEGSQKIFFLFSESFAICGSYLLIVAISPIITRQIRFSYLYTFCISIYVLFVSLLLTNVSFFWMALPSSLFNAGALLLFGITVFQLNTYPRAFRIYFLTICLIIALQRLTFPYLFGLEWYRPLGYIINTLFMFLFGVGCILFNFNIQTKKLNLSLEELELLQKTIKDVNVRLLIMYNQLPAIIYNIEFLPEPRISYISPKMEEITGYGLNFFYENSDFFKEIVIPEDQHKISELYVGNSPIILRMIHANGSLIWTEHYVNVSFDILGIEKRIDVVALDITKSKKTEISLLQEKNLNTTVFDNAANLILLTDANGLIESINSAAQSILGIRKNEVIGRYIQDVILLPEDREYLKDVLDDVNEIQNIAESLILRSVTNSNQVLYLEWRLGIIRDNRHEPLKIIWIGIDQTSKRAAEIELKELNKSLEEKVKARTKELQSSNFELNSALYALREAQQKLIQNEKLVSLGQLVSGLAHEINNPIGMIKSSVETLVSEWEEERIHDSSIRISELMQSILDTESDGLRILTGLTNRQARKSLTESFKQYLVPFEEDLAELFVDSGIRNLPYPIILKIKSAIQNKEDFQTLRRLLLVKQSSEHILYSVKRLSKITYTLKNFAGLQSNLELNDYSLTDTIHSAISLYKEHFLRDINLILNLEYSGNVRCIQGDLVQLWSQIIWNSIQAVASKGTIQVRSFKKAETVFVEIEDSGMGIPQENHSKIFMPFFSTKTTGDGLGLGLYLVKEIANRHNANVEFDSSPGRTIFKVSFPLTT comes from the coding sequence ATGTTTCCCTTTGAAATAAATGTAATCTTTGCGATAACTGTAATCTCAGTAGTATTCAACACTACTATGGCCTTTATCATTTACTTTCTTTCAAAACATTCTAAATCTGAAGTTAGACTTGGTTATACTGCAATTTTTCTGATGGTTCTCGTGTTTCGGAACTTTGCACTTTATCTGTTTGGAGAAGGTAGTCAAAAAATCTTTTTTCTTTTCTCTGAAAGTTTTGCAATTTGTGGTTCATACCTGCTGATTGTAGCCATTTCTCCAATCATCACAAGACAAATACGTTTTTCTTATTTATATACTTTTTGTATCTCTATATATGTTTTATTTGTATCCTTACTCCTAACAAACGTTTCTTTTTTTTGGATGGCATTACCATCTTCTCTATTTAATGCGGGGGCACTTTTGTTGTTTGGGATTACAGTATTTCAATTAAATACTTATCCGCGTGCTTTCCGAATATATTTTTTGACTATTTGTTTGATCATCGCATTACAAAGACTTACTTTTCCCTATCTTTTTGGTTTAGAATGGTATAGGCCTCTAGGTTACATCATCAATACATTATTTATGTTTTTGTTTGGAGTTGGTTGTATTCTTTTTAACTTCAATATACAAACTAAAAAATTGAACTTATCACTGGAAGAACTAGAATTATTGCAAAAAACAATCAAAGATGTAAACGTTCGTCTTCTCATTATGTATAACCAACTTCCGGCAATTATCTATAATATTGAATTTTTACCAGAGCCAAGGATTTCTTATATAAGTCCTAAAATGGAAGAAATTACAGGTTATGGATTGAATTTTTTTTATGAGAATTCCGATTTTTTTAAAGAGATAGTCATCCCAGAAGACCAACATAAAATTTCCGAACTTTATGTTGGCAATTCACCAATCATACTTCGAATGATCCATGCTAACGGATCATTGATTTGGACAGAACATTATGTGAATGTTTCCTTTGATATACTCGGTATCGAAAAACGAATCGATGTGGTTGCCCTTGATATCACAAAATCAAAAAAAACTGAAATCTCTCTACTACAGGAAAAAAACCTAAATACAACTGTTTTTGATAATGCTGCAAATTTGATTTTGTTAACAGATGCCAATGGATTAATAGAAAGTATAAATTCGGCAGCTCAATCTATTTTAGGGATTAGAAAGAATGAAGTTATTGGCAGATACATCCAAGATGTCATTCTACTTCCAGAAGATAGAGAATATCTAAAAGATGTTTTGGATGATGTGAATGAAATCCAAAACATAGCAGAGAGTCTCATTTTACGTTCTGTAACCAATTCTAACCAAGTTTTATATTTAGAATGGAGGCTCGGTATCATTCGTGATAATCGACATGAACCATTAAAAATTATATGGATTGGCATTGACCAAACCTCAAAAAGAGCTGCTGAAATTGAGCTAAAAGAGTTAAACAAATCTCTTGAAGAAAAAGTAAAAGCTAGAACCAAAGAACTCCAATCGAGTAACTTTGAACTAAACTCTGCACTCTATGCTTTACGAGAAGCTCAACAAAAATTAATTCAGAACGAAAAGTTGGTCTCCCTGGGACAGCTCGTATCAGGACTTGCCCATGAAATCAATAATCCTATTGGCATGATTAAGTCATCTGTAGAAACATTGGTATCTGAATGGGAAGAAGAAAGGATTCATGATTCTAGTATACGAATTAGCGAATTAATGCAATCAATCCTTGATACGGAATCCGATGGTCTTCGTATCTTAACTGGACTAACCAATAGACAAGCTCGTAAATCTCTAACAGAGAGCTTCAAACAATATTTAGTTCCATTTGAGGAAGACCTCGCTGAACTTTTTGTAGATTCTGGAATACGTAATTTACCATACCCTATCATCTTAAAAATAAAATCGGCAATTCAAAATAAAGAAGACTTCCAAACTTTAAGAAGATTATTACTCGTAAAACAATCTTCTGAACATATTTTATACTCAGTAAAAAGGCTTTCAAAAATTACCTATACACTCAAAAACTTTGCAGGCTTACAATCAAACTTAGAACTCAATGACTATTCTTTAACCGATACAATCCATTCTGCAATTTCACTCTATAAGGAACATTTTTTAAGAGATATTAATCTGATACTGAATTTAGAATATAGTGGGAATGTTCGGTGTATCCAAGGTGACCTAGTCCAACTCTGGAGCCAAATCATTTGGAATTCTATCCAAGCAGTTGCATCCAAAGGAACAATACAAGTTAGAAGTTTCAAAAAAGCTGAGACTGTTTTTGTGGAGATCGAAGATTCTGGTATGGGGATACCACAAGAAAATCATTCCAAAATCTTTATGCCTTTTTTCTCAACAAAAACAACAGGGGATGGTTTAGGGCTTGGATTGTATCTTGTCAAAGAAATCGCAAATAGGCATAATGCAAATGTTGAGTTTGACTCATCCCCAGGCAGGACAATTTTTAAGGTTAGTTTTCCTTTAACTACTTAA